A single genomic interval of Bos indicus isolate NIAB-ARS_2022 breed Sahiwal x Tharparkar chromosome 5, NIAB-ARS_B.indTharparkar_mat_pri_1.0, whole genome shotgun sequence harbors:
- the LOC109559710 gene encoding antigen WC1.1-like isoform X6, producing the protein MNGHYFLQGLVSLLFSVLSRAQGSRQLRLVDGGSPCAGRVEILDRSSWGTICDDGWDLDDARVVCRQLGCGEALDATVSSSFGAGSGPIWLDNVRCTGKESHVWRCPSRGWGKHYCDHSEDAGVICSGFVRLAGGDGPCSGRVEVHSGEAWIPVSDGNFKLSTAQVICAELGCGKAVSVLGHMPFRESNGRVWAEEFRCEGEEPKLWSCPRVPCPGGTCHHSGAVQVVCSVYTDIRLMKNGTSSCEGQVEMNISGQWRALCASHWSLANANVVCHQLGCGVAISTPNRAEGSDQLWKAWFHCSGTESFLWKCPVTALGVPDCSHGNTASVICSGNQTQVLPQCNDSVSEPAGSAASEESAPNCSDSRQLRLVDGGGPCAGRVEILDQGSWGTICDDGWDLDDARVVCRQLGCGEALNATRSAHFGAGSGPIWLDDLNCTGNESHVWRCPSRGWGRHDCRHKEDAGVICSEFLALRMVSEDQLCAGWLEVFYNGTWGSVCRSPMDDVTVSIICRQLGCGDSGSLNSSVGLREGSRPRWVDLIQCRKTDTSLWQCPSDPWKYSSCSPKEEAYISCAGRRPKSCPTAAPCTDREKLRLRGGDSECSGRVEVWHSGSWGTVCDDSWSLAEAEVVCQQLGCGRALEALRAAAFGPGNGSIWLDEVRCWGRESSLWDCAAEPWGQSDCKHEQDAGVRCSGARTTLPLTTAGTVVHPRTGENTQILRTCSVGCLTTQEKKEPEELVAVGEEPGHYFGEIPCLGSQGQMFSCLGVQLYPAMKNLLLKPCMRSLMTL; encoded by the exons gCAGCAGACAGCTCCGCCTGGTGGACGGGGGCAGTCCTTGCGCCGGGAGAGTGGAGATCCTTGACCGGAGCTCCTGGGGCACCATCTGTGATGACGGCTGGGACCTGGATGATGCCCGCGTGGTGTGCAGAcagctgggctgtggagaagccCTCGATGCCactgtctcttcttcctttggGGCGGGATCAGGGCCCATTTGGCTGGACAACGTAAGGTGCACAGGAAAGGAGTCCCACGTGTGGAGGTGCCCTTCCCGGGGCTGGGGGAAGCACTACTGTGATCATAGTGAGGATGCAGGAGTCATCTGCTCAG GATTTGTGCGTCTGGCTGGAGGGGATGGGCCCTGCTCAGGGCGAGTTGAAGTGCATTCTGGAGAAGCCTGGATCCCAGTGTCTGATGGAAACTTCAAACTCTCCACTGCTCAGGTCATCTGTGCAGAGCTGGGGTGTGGCAAGGCTGTGTCTGTCCTGGGACATATGCCCTTCAGAGAGTCCAATGGCCGGGTCTGGGCTGAAGAGTTCAGGTGTGAGGGGGAGGAGCCTAAGCTCTGGTCCTGCCCCAGAGTGCCCTGTCCAGGGGGCACTTGTCACCACAGTGGAGCTGTTCAGGTTGTCTGTTCAG TGTACACAGACATCCGGCTCATGAAAAATGGCACCTCTAGTTGTGAGGGGCAGGTGGAGATGAACATTTCTGGACAATGGAGAGCGCTCTGTGCCTCCCACTGGAGTCTCGCCAATGCCAATGTTGTCTGTCATCAGCTCGGCTGTGGAGTCGCCATCTCCACCCCAAACAGAGCAGAAGGAAGTGATCAACTCTGGAAAGCCTGGTTTCACTGCTCAGGGACTGAGTCCTTCCTGTGGAAATGCCCTGTGACTGCCCTGGGTGTTCCTGACTGTTCCCATGGCAACACAGCCTCTGTGATCTGCTCAG GAAATCAGACCCAGGTGCTGCCCCAGTGCAACGACTCCGTGTCTGAACCGGCAGGGTCTGCAGCCTCAGAGGAGAGTGCTCCCAACTGCTCAG ACAGCAGACAGCTCCGCCTGGTGGACGGGGGCGGTCCCTGCGCCGGGAGAGTGGAGATCCTtgaccagggctcctggggcaccATCTGTGATGACGGCTGGGACCTGGACGATGCCCGCGTGGTGTGCAGAcagctgggctgtggagaagccCTTAATGCCACGAGGTCTGCTCACTTTGGGGCAGGATCAGGGCCCATCTGGCTGGACGACCTGAACTGCACAGGAAATGAGTCCCATGTGTGGAGGTGCCCTTCCCGGGGCTGGGGGCGGCATGACTGCAGACACAAGGAGGACGCGGGGGTCATCTGCTCAG AGTTCCTGGCCCTCAGGATGGTGAGCGAGGACCAGCTGTGTGCTGGGTGGCTGGAAGTTTTCTACAACGGGACCTGGGGCAGTGTCTGCCGCAGCCCCATGGACGATGTCACCGTGTCCATCATCTGCAGACAGCTTGGCTGTGGGGACAGTGGAAGTCTCAACTCTTCTGTTGGTCTCAGGGAAGGTTCTAGACCCCGGTGGGTAGATCTAATCCAATGTCGGAAGACGGATACCTCTCTCTGGCAGTGTCCTTCTGACCCTTGGAAATACAGTTCATGCTCTCCAAAGGAGGAAGCCTACATCTCATGTGCAG gaagaagacccaagagctgtcCAACTGCTGCCCCCTGCACAG ACAGAGAGAAGCTCCGGCTGAGGGGAGGAGACAGCGAGTGCTCAGGGCGGGTAGAGGTCTGGCACAGCGGCTCCTGGGGCACCGTGTGCGATGACTCCTGGAGCCTGGCAGAGGCTGAAGTGGTGTGTCAGCAGCTGGGCTGTGGCAGGGCCCTGGAAGCCCTGCGGGCCGCGGCATTTGGCCCTGGAAATGGGAGCATCTGGCTGGACGAGGTGCGGTGTTGGGGCCGGGAGTCCTCCCTGTGGGACTGTGCTGCAGAGCCCTGGGGGCAGAGCGACTGCAAGCACGAGCAGGATGCTGGTGTGAGGTGCTCTG gtGCAAGGACAACATTGCCCCTGACTACAGCAGGTACTGTGGTCCATCCACGGACAGGGGAGAATACTCAGATTCTGAGGACCTGTTCTGTGGGCTGTCTGACAACTCAGGAGAAGAAAGAGCCTGAGGAGCTCGTGGCTGTTGGGGAGGAGCCAGGGCATTACTTTGGGGAAATCCCCTGCCTTGGTTCCCAGGGTCAAATGTTCTCATGCCTGGGGGTCCAA CTTTATCCAGCTATGAAGAATCTCTTGCTGAAGCCGTGTATGAGGAGCTTGATGACTTTGTGA
- the LOC109559710 gene encoding antigen WC1.1-like isoform X5 translates to MNGHYFLQGLVSLLFSVLSRAQGSRQLRLVDGGSPCAGRVEILDRSSWGTICDDGWDLDDARVVCRQLGCGEALDATVSSSFGAGSGPIWLDNVRCTGKESHVWRCPSRGWGKHYCDHSEDAGVICSGFVRLAGGDGPCSGRVEVHSGEAWIPVSDGNFKLSTAQVICAELGCGKAVSVLGHMPFRESNGRVWAEEFRCEGEEPKLWSCPRVPCPGGTCHHSGAVQVVCSVYTDIRLMKNGTSSCEGQVEMNISGQWRALCASHWSLANANVVCHQLGCGVAISTPNRAEGSDQLWKAWFHCSGTESFLWKCPVTALGVPDCSHGNTASVICSGNQTQVLPQCNDSVSEPAGSAASEESAPNCSDSRQLRLVDGGGPCAGRVEILDQGSWGTICDDGWDLDDARVVCRQLGCGEALNATRSAHFGAGSGPIWLDDLNCTGNESHVWRCPSRGWGRHDCRHKEDAGVICSEFLALRMVSEDQLCAGWLEVFYNGTWGSVCRSPMDDVTVSIICRQLGCGDSGSLNSSVGLREGSRPRWVDLIQCRKTDTSLWQCPSDPWKYSSCSPKEEAYISCAGRRPKSCPTAAPCTDREKLRLRGGDSECSGRVEVWHSGSWGTVCDDSWSLAEAEVVCQQLGCGRALEALRAAAFGPGNGSIWLDEVRCWGRESSLWDCAAEPWGQSDCKHEQDAGVRCSGARTTLPLTTAALSSYEESLAEAVYEELDDFVTRKESLLGSPGTVRSTVTTDLNQIRGLMSLLKIMMMLKRYQCLGLFLPLRGVRRKYPQRRRMG, encoded by the exons gCAGCAGACAGCTCCGCCTGGTGGACGGGGGCAGTCCTTGCGCCGGGAGAGTGGAGATCCTTGACCGGAGCTCCTGGGGCACCATCTGTGATGACGGCTGGGACCTGGATGATGCCCGCGTGGTGTGCAGAcagctgggctgtggagaagccCTCGATGCCactgtctcttcttcctttggGGCGGGATCAGGGCCCATTTGGCTGGACAACGTAAGGTGCACAGGAAAGGAGTCCCACGTGTGGAGGTGCCCTTCCCGGGGCTGGGGGAAGCACTACTGTGATCATAGTGAGGATGCAGGAGTCATCTGCTCAG GATTTGTGCGTCTGGCTGGAGGGGATGGGCCCTGCTCAGGGCGAGTTGAAGTGCATTCTGGAGAAGCCTGGATCCCAGTGTCTGATGGAAACTTCAAACTCTCCACTGCTCAGGTCATCTGTGCAGAGCTGGGGTGTGGCAAGGCTGTGTCTGTCCTGGGACATATGCCCTTCAGAGAGTCCAATGGCCGGGTCTGGGCTGAAGAGTTCAGGTGTGAGGGGGAGGAGCCTAAGCTCTGGTCCTGCCCCAGAGTGCCCTGTCCAGGGGGCACTTGTCACCACAGTGGAGCTGTTCAGGTTGTCTGTTCAG TGTACACAGACATCCGGCTCATGAAAAATGGCACCTCTAGTTGTGAGGGGCAGGTGGAGATGAACATTTCTGGACAATGGAGAGCGCTCTGTGCCTCCCACTGGAGTCTCGCCAATGCCAATGTTGTCTGTCATCAGCTCGGCTGTGGAGTCGCCATCTCCACCCCAAACAGAGCAGAAGGAAGTGATCAACTCTGGAAAGCCTGGTTTCACTGCTCAGGGACTGAGTCCTTCCTGTGGAAATGCCCTGTGACTGCCCTGGGTGTTCCTGACTGTTCCCATGGCAACACAGCCTCTGTGATCTGCTCAG GAAATCAGACCCAGGTGCTGCCCCAGTGCAACGACTCCGTGTCTGAACCGGCAGGGTCTGCAGCCTCAGAGGAGAGTGCTCCCAACTGCTCAG ACAGCAGACAGCTCCGCCTGGTGGACGGGGGCGGTCCCTGCGCCGGGAGAGTGGAGATCCTtgaccagggctcctggggcaccATCTGTGATGACGGCTGGGACCTGGACGATGCCCGCGTGGTGTGCAGAcagctgggctgtggagaagccCTTAATGCCACGAGGTCTGCTCACTTTGGGGCAGGATCAGGGCCCATCTGGCTGGACGACCTGAACTGCACAGGAAATGAGTCCCATGTGTGGAGGTGCCCTTCCCGGGGCTGGGGGCGGCATGACTGCAGACACAAGGAGGACGCGGGGGTCATCTGCTCAG AGTTCCTGGCCCTCAGGATGGTGAGCGAGGACCAGCTGTGTGCTGGGTGGCTGGAAGTTTTCTACAACGGGACCTGGGGCAGTGTCTGCCGCAGCCCCATGGACGATGTCACCGTGTCCATCATCTGCAGACAGCTTGGCTGTGGGGACAGTGGAAGTCTCAACTCTTCTGTTGGTCTCAGGGAAGGTTCTAGACCCCGGTGGGTAGATCTAATCCAATGTCGGAAGACGGATACCTCTCTCTGGCAGTGTCCTTCTGACCCTTGGAAATACAGTTCATGCTCTCCAAAGGAGGAAGCCTACATCTCATGTGCAG gaagaagacccaagagctgtcCAACTGCTGCCCCCTGCACAG ACAGAGAGAAGCTCCGGCTGAGGGGAGGAGACAGCGAGTGCTCAGGGCGGGTAGAGGTCTGGCACAGCGGCTCCTGGGGCACCGTGTGCGATGACTCCTGGAGCCTGGCAGAGGCTGAAGTGGTGTGTCAGCAGCTGGGCTGTGGCAGGGCCCTGGAAGCCCTGCGGGCCGCGGCATTTGGCCCTGGAAATGGGAGCATCTGGCTGGACGAGGTGCGGTGTTGGGGCCGGGAGTCCTCCCTGTGGGACTGTGCTGCAGAGCCCTGGGGGCAGAGCGACTGCAAGCACGAGCAGGATGCTGGTGTGAGGTGCTCTG gtGCAAGGACAACATTGCCCCTGACTACAGCAG CTTTATCCAGCTATGAAGAATCTCTTGCTGAAGCCGTGTATGAGGAGCTTGATGACTTTGTGACTCGGAAGGAGAGTCTTCTTGGTAGCCCAG GGACGGTGAGGAGTACAGTGACTACAGATCTGAACCAG ATCAGAGGACTGATGTCCCTGCTGAAAATTATGATGATGCTGAAGAGGTATCAGTGCCTGGGACTCTTCCTGCCTCTCAGGGGAGTGAGGAGAAAGTACCCCCAGAGAAGGAGGATGGGGTGA
- the LOC109559710 gene encoding antigen WC1.1-like isoform X3, whose translation MNGHYFLQGLVSLLFSVLSRAQGSRQLRLVDGGSPCAGRVEILDRSSWGTICDDGWDLDDARVVCRQLGCGEALDATVSSSFGAGSGPIWLDNVRCTGKESHVWRCPSRGWGKHYCDHSEDAGVICSGFVRLAGGDGPCSGRVEVHSGEAWIPVSDGNFKLSTAQVICAELGCGKAVSVLGHMPFRESNGRVWAEEFRCEGEEPKLWSCPRVPCPGGTCHHSGAVQVVCSVYTDIRLMKNGTSSCEGQVEMNISGQWRALCASHWSLANANVVCHQLGCGVAISTPNRAEGSDQLWKAWFHCSGTESFLWKCPVTALGVPDCSHGNTASVICSGNQTQVLPQCNDSVSEPAGSAASEESAPNCSDSRQLRLVDGGGPCAGRVEILDQGSWGTICDDGWDLDDARVVCRQLGCGEALNATRSAHFGAGSGPIWLDDLNCTGNESHVWRCPSRGWGRHDCRHKEDAGVICSEFLALRMVSEDQLCAGWLEVFYNGTWGSVCRSPMDDVTVSIICRQLGCGDSGSLNSSVGLREGSRPRWVDLIQCRKTDTSLWQCPSDPWKYSSCSPKEEAYISCAGRRPKSCPTAAPCTDREKLRLRGGDSECSGRVEVWHSGSWGTVCDDSWSLAEAEVVCQQLGCGRALEALRAAAFGPGNGSIWLDEVRCWGRESSLWDCAAEPWGQSDCKHEQDAGVRCSGARTTLPLTTAGTKTTSNPLPGIFSLPGVLCLFLGALLFLVLVILVTQLLRWRAERRALSSYEESLAEAVYEELDDFVTRKESLLGSPGTVRSTVTTDLNQIRGLMSLLKIMMMLKRYQCLGLFLPLRGVRRKYPQRRRMG comes from the exons gCAGCAGACAGCTCCGCCTGGTGGACGGGGGCAGTCCTTGCGCCGGGAGAGTGGAGATCCTTGACCGGAGCTCCTGGGGCACCATCTGTGATGACGGCTGGGACCTGGATGATGCCCGCGTGGTGTGCAGAcagctgggctgtggagaagccCTCGATGCCactgtctcttcttcctttggGGCGGGATCAGGGCCCATTTGGCTGGACAACGTAAGGTGCACAGGAAAGGAGTCCCACGTGTGGAGGTGCCCTTCCCGGGGCTGGGGGAAGCACTACTGTGATCATAGTGAGGATGCAGGAGTCATCTGCTCAG GATTTGTGCGTCTGGCTGGAGGGGATGGGCCCTGCTCAGGGCGAGTTGAAGTGCATTCTGGAGAAGCCTGGATCCCAGTGTCTGATGGAAACTTCAAACTCTCCACTGCTCAGGTCATCTGTGCAGAGCTGGGGTGTGGCAAGGCTGTGTCTGTCCTGGGACATATGCCCTTCAGAGAGTCCAATGGCCGGGTCTGGGCTGAAGAGTTCAGGTGTGAGGGGGAGGAGCCTAAGCTCTGGTCCTGCCCCAGAGTGCCCTGTCCAGGGGGCACTTGTCACCACAGTGGAGCTGTTCAGGTTGTCTGTTCAG TGTACACAGACATCCGGCTCATGAAAAATGGCACCTCTAGTTGTGAGGGGCAGGTGGAGATGAACATTTCTGGACAATGGAGAGCGCTCTGTGCCTCCCACTGGAGTCTCGCCAATGCCAATGTTGTCTGTCATCAGCTCGGCTGTGGAGTCGCCATCTCCACCCCAAACAGAGCAGAAGGAAGTGATCAACTCTGGAAAGCCTGGTTTCACTGCTCAGGGACTGAGTCCTTCCTGTGGAAATGCCCTGTGACTGCCCTGGGTGTTCCTGACTGTTCCCATGGCAACACAGCCTCTGTGATCTGCTCAG GAAATCAGACCCAGGTGCTGCCCCAGTGCAACGACTCCGTGTCTGAACCGGCAGGGTCTGCAGCCTCAGAGGAGAGTGCTCCCAACTGCTCAG ACAGCAGACAGCTCCGCCTGGTGGACGGGGGCGGTCCCTGCGCCGGGAGAGTGGAGATCCTtgaccagggctcctggggcaccATCTGTGATGACGGCTGGGACCTGGACGATGCCCGCGTGGTGTGCAGAcagctgggctgtggagaagccCTTAATGCCACGAGGTCTGCTCACTTTGGGGCAGGATCAGGGCCCATCTGGCTGGACGACCTGAACTGCACAGGAAATGAGTCCCATGTGTGGAGGTGCCCTTCCCGGGGCTGGGGGCGGCATGACTGCAGACACAAGGAGGACGCGGGGGTCATCTGCTCAG AGTTCCTGGCCCTCAGGATGGTGAGCGAGGACCAGCTGTGTGCTGGGTGGCTGGAAGTTTTCTACAACGGGACCTGGGGCAGTGTCTGCCGCAGCCCCATGGACGATGTCACCGTGTCCATCATCTGCAGACAGCTTGGCTGTGGGGACAGTGGAAGTCTCAACTCTTCTGTTGGTCTCAGGGAAGGTTCTAGACCCCGGTGGGTAGATCTAATCCAATGTCGGAAGACGGATACCTCTCTCTGGCAGTGTCCTTCTGACCCTTGGAAATACAGTTCATGCTCTCCAAAGGAGGAAGCCTACATCTCATGTGCAG gaagaagacccaagagctgtcCAACTGCTGCCCCCTGCACAG ACAGAGAGAAGCTCCGGCTGAGGGGAGGAGACAGCGAGTGCTCAGGGCGGGTAGAGGTCTGGCACAGCGGCTCCTGGGGCACCGTGTGCGATGACTCCTGGAGCCTGGCAGAGGCTGAAGTGGTGTGTCAGCAGCTGGGCTGTGGCAGGGCCCTGGAAGCCCTGCGGGCCGCGGCATTTGGCCCTGGAAATGGGAGCATCTGGCTGGACGAGGTGCGGTGTTGGGGCCGGGAGTCCTCCCTGTGGGACTGTGCTGCAGAGCCCTGGGGGCAGAGCGACTGCAAGCACGAGCAGGATGCTGGTGTGAGGTGCTCTG gtGCAAGGACAACATTGCCCCTGACTACAGCAG GGACAAAAACAACCTCAAATCCTCTCCCTGGCATCTtctccctgcctggggtcctctgcctcttcctgggggcccttctcttcctggtcctcgtcatcctggtgactcagctgctcAGATGGAGAGCAGAGCGCAGAG CTTTATCCAGCTATGAAGAATCTCTTGCTGAAGCCGTGTATGAGGAGCTTGATGACTTTGTGACTCGGAAGGAGAGTCTTCTTGGTAGCCCAG GGACGGTGAGGAGTACAGTGACTACAGATCTGAACCAG ATCAGAGGACTGATGTCCCTGCTGAAAATTATGATGATGCTGAAGAGGTATCAGTGCCTGGGACTCTTCCTGCCTCTCAGGGGAGTGAGGAGAAAGTACCCCCAGAGAAGGAGGATGGGGTGA
- the LOC109559710 gene encoding antigen WC1.1-like isoform X2, translating to MNGHYFLQGLVSLLFSVLSRAQGSRQLRLVDGGSPCAGRVEILDRSSWGTICDDGWDLDDARVVCRQLGCGEALDATVSSSFGAGSGPIWLDNVRCTGKESHVWRCPSRGWGKHYCDHSEDAGVICSGFVRLAGGDGPCSGRVEVHSGEAWIPVSDGNFKLSTAQVICAELGCGKAVSVLGHMPFRESNGRVWAEEFRCEGEEPKLWSCPRVPCPGGTCHHSGAVQVVCSVYTDIRLMKNGTSSCEGQVEMNISGQWRALCASHWSLANANVVCHQLGCGVAISTPNRAEGSDQLWKAWFHCSGTESFLWKCPVTALGVPDCSHGNTASVICSGNQTQVLPQCNDSVSEPAGSAASEESAPNCSDSRQLRLVDGGGPCAGRVEILDQGSWGTICDDGWDLDDARVVCRQLGCGEALNATRSAHFGAGSGPIWLDDLNCTGNESHVWRCPSRGWGRHDCRHKEDAGVICSEFLALRMVSEDQLCAGWLEVFYNGTWGSVCRSPMDDVTVSIICRQLGCGDSGSLNSSVGLREGSRPRWVDLIQCRKTDTSLWQCPSDPWKYSSCSPKEEAYISCAGRRPKSCPTAAPCTDREKLRLRGGDSECSGRVEVWHSGSWGTVCDDSWSLAEAEVVCQQLGCGRALEALRAAAFGPGNGSIWLDEVRCWGRESSLWDCAAEPWGQSDCKHEQDAGVRCSGARTTLPLTTAALSSYEESLAEAVYEELDDFVTRKESLLGSPGFLSDDSVIKLPYYTRDGEEYSDYRSEPDQRTDVPAENYDDAEEVSVPGTLPASQGSEEKVPPEKEDGVRSSQKGSSLNFSREVADPGEGEESPWLLQGKDGDPEYDDVELSTLGTPPVAFP from the exons gCAGCAGACAGCTCCGCCTGGTGGACGGGGGCAGTCCTTGCGCCGGGAGAGTGGAGATCCTTGACCGGAGCTCCTGGGGCACCATCTGTGATGACGGCTGGGACCTGGATGATGCCCGCGTGGTGTGCAGAcagctgggctgtggagaagccCTCGATGCCactgtctcttcttcctttggGGCGGGATCAGGGCCCATTTGGCTGGACAACGTAAGGTGCACAGGAAAGGAGTCCCACGTGTGGAGGTGCCCTTCCCGGGGCTGGGGGAAGCACTACTGTGATCATAGTGAGGATGCAGGAGTCATCTGCTCAG GATTTGTGCGTCTGGCTGGAGGGGATGGGCCCTGCTCAGGGCGAGTTGAAGTGCATTCTGGAGAAGCCTGGATCCCAGTGTCTGATGGAAACTTCAAACTCTCCACTGCTCAGGTCATCTGTGCAGAGCTGGGGTGTGGCAAGGCTGTGTCTGTCCTGGGACATATGCCCTTCAGAGAGTCCAATGGCCGGGTCTGGGCTGAAGAGTTCAGGTGTGAGGGGGAGGAGCCTAAGCTCTGGTCCTGCCCCAGAGTGCCCTGTCCAGGGGGCACTTGTCACCACAGTGGAGCTGTTCAGGTTGTCTGTTCAG TGTACACAGACATCCGGCTCATGAAAAATGGCACCTCTAGTTGTGAGGGGCAGGTGGAGATGAACATTTCTGGACAATGGAGAGCGCTCTGTGCCTCCCACTGGAGTCTCGCCAATGCCAATGTTGTCTGTCATCAGCTCGGCTGTGGAGTCGCCATCTCCACCCCAAACAGAGCAGAAGGAAGTGATCAACTCTGGAAAGCCTGGTTTCACTGCTCAGGGACTGAGTCCTTCCTGTGGAAATGCCCTGTGACTGCCCTGGGTGTTCCTGACTGTTCCCATGGCAACACAGCCTCTGTGATCTGCTCAG GAAATCAGACCCAGGTGCTGCCCCAGTGCAACGACTCCGTGTCTGAACCGGCAGGGTCTGCAGCCTCAGAGGAGAGTGCTCCCAACTGCTCAG ACAGCAGACAGCTCCGCCTGGTGGACGGGGGCGGTCCCTGCGCCGGGAGAGTGGAGATCCTtgaccagggctcctggggcaccATCTGTGATGACGGCTGGGACCTGGACGATGCCCGCGTGGTGTGCAGAcagctgggctgtggagaagccCTTAATGCCACGAGGTCTGCTCACTTTGGGGCAGGATCAGGGCCCATCTGGCTGGACGACCTGAACTGCACAGGAAATGAGTCCCATGTGTGGAGGTGCCCTTCCCGGGGCTGGGGGCGGCATGACTGCAGACACAAGGAGGACGCGGGGGTCATCTGCTCAG AGTTCCTGGCCCTCAGGATGGTGAGCGAGGACCAGCTGTGTGCTGGGTGGCTGGAAGTTTTCTACAACGGGACCTGGGGCAGTGTCTGCCGCAGCCCCATGGACGATGTCACCGTGTCCATCATCTGCAGACAGCTTGGCTGTGGGGACAGTGGAAGTCTCAACTCTTCTGTTGGTCTCAGGGAAGGTTCTAGACCCCGGTGGGTAGATCTAATCCAATGTCGGAAGACGGATACCTCTCTCTGGCAGTGTCCTTCTGACCCTTGGAAATACAGTTCATGCTCTCCAAAGGAGGAAGCCTACATCTCATGTGCAG gaagaagacccaagagctgtcCAACTGCTGCCCCCTGCACAG ACAGAGAGAAGCTCCGGCTGAGGGGAGGAGACAGCGAGTGCTCAGGGCGGGTAGAGGTCTGGCACAGCGGCTCCTGGGGCACCGTGTGCGATGACTCCTGGAGCCTGGCAGAGGCTGAAGTGGTGTGTCAGCAGCTGGGCTGTGGCAGGGCCCTGGAAGCCCTGCGGGCCGCGGCATTTGGCCCTGGAAATGGGAGCATCTGGCTGGACGAGGTGCGGTGTTGGGGCCGGGAGTCCTCCCTGTGGGACTGTGCTGCAGAGCCCTGGGGGCAGAGCGACTGCAAGCACGAGCAGGATGCTGGTGTGAGGTGCTCTG gtGCAAGGACAACATTGCCCCTGACTACAGCAG CTTTATCCAGCTATGAAGAATCTCTTGCTGAAGCCGTGTATGAGGAGCTTGATGACTTTGTGACTCGGAAGGAGAGTCTTCTTGGTAGCCCAG GCTTCCTGTCAGATGACTCAGTGATTAAACTGCCATATTACACCAGGGACGGTGAGGAGTACAGTGACTACAGATCTGAACCAG ATCAGAGGACTGATGTCCCTGCTGAAAATTATGATGATGCTGAAGAGGTATCAGTGCCTGGGACTCTTCCTGCCTCTCAGGGGAGTGAGGAGAAAGTACCCCCAGAGAAGGAGGATGGGGTGAGGTCCTCCCAGAAAG GCTCTTCTCTGAACTTCTCCAGAGAGGTGGCTGAtcctggggaaggagaagagagcccCTGGCTGCTCCAGGGGAAGGATGGGGACCCTGAGTATGATGACGTTGAACTAAGCACCCTGGGAACACCCCCAGTAGCTTTCCCATGA